A window of Martelella mediterranea DSM 17316 contains these coding sequences:
- a CDS encoding carbohydrate ABC transporter permease, translated as MTLAQTRPVSLSARASDHWSRLERRGAINRAGFLSAIILFLTIVSVPIILPYLWLLVKSLTSSDASVSRMVLWRATAIAALAYIGAIALAFLADRLRRPLFSWGALAVALILLAAVFLVPHLTFDNYRFLWNRDIEGTGTTRLDLMPSIWSALGSSLAFAVGQTLIVSLIATPAAYALSRFAFAGRENFLRGLLLLHAFPALALTVAIFIQLYYMGLLNSLAGVVLVMSALELPFAIFVLKSFFDNVPWDIEMSAVTDGATRSQAFRMVVLPQVRGGLIAVATFTFLRGWEEYVFVKTLLIDKSHMTMSLYLFFVAQDNMGADYGLIAAVGIIYLLPVLVLYAFTQKYITQMSFGGIKG; from the coding sequence ATGACGCTTGCCCAAACCCGACCCGTTTCCCTTTCAGCCAGGGCGAGCGATCACTGGAGCCGGCTTGAACGGCGCGGCGCCATCAACCGCGCCGGCTTCCTGTCTGCGATCATCCTGTTCCTGACGATCGTTTCCGTGCCGATCATCCTGCCCTATCTCTGGCTGCTGGTGAAATCGCTGACATCGTCGGATGCTTCCGTCAGCCGCATGGTGCTGTGGCGTGCCACCGCGATTGCCGCGCTCGCCTATATCGGCGCCATCGCGCTCGCCTTTCTGGCCGATCGGCTGCGCCGGCCTTTGTTCTCCTGGGGCGCGCTCGCTGTTGCTTTGATCCTCCTGGCGGCGGTCTTTCTCGTTCCGCACCTGACCTTCGACAATTACCGGTTTCTCTGGAACCGCGACATTGAAGGCACCGGCACCACGCGTCTGGACCTGATGCCGTCGATCTGGTCAGCGCTGGGCAGTTCGCTGGCCTTCGCCGTCGGCCAGACGCTGATCGTCTCCCTGATCGCAACGCCGGCGGCCTACGCCCTGTCGCGCTTTGCCTTTGCCGGCCGCGAAAATTTCCTCCGCGGCCTGCTCCTGCTGCATGCCTTTCCGGCGCTGGCGCTGACCGTCGCGATCTTCATCCAGCTTTATTACATGGGCCTGCTCAACAGCCTCGCGGGCGTGGTCCTGGTGATGAGCGCGCTGGAACTGCCGTTTGCGATCTTTGTGCTGAAGAGCTTTTTCGACAACGTGCCCTGGGACATCGAGATGAGCGCGGTGACCGATGGCGCCACCCGCTCGCAGGCGTTCCGCATGGTCGTGCTGCCGCAGGTGCGCGGCGGCCTGATCGCGGTCGCGACCTTCACCTTTCTCAGGGGCTGGGAGGAATATGTCTTCGTCAAAACGCTCCTGATCGACAAGAGCCACATGACGATGAGCCTTTACCTCTTCTTCGTCGCACAGGACAATATGGGCGCGGATTACGGCCTGATTGCCGCGGTCGGCATCATCTATCTCCTGCCTGTGCTTGTCCTCTACGCCTTCACCCAGAAATATATCACGCAAATGAGCTTCGGCGGGATCAAGGGATAA
- a CDS encoding ABC transporter ATP-binding protein has protein sequence MAQITLDNVTKSWGETRVLKPLNLQIENGEFVAILGPSGCGKSTTLFLLAGLYAPSGGAISFDGHNVNRIDARDRNVGIVFQSYALYPNLTVRENIAFPLRFKTMGKEEAARRVDEAAKLVQIGTLLDRRPSQLSGGQQQRVALARALVKEPNILLLDEPLSNLDATLRISMRAELKSIQKRLGITTLIVTHDQIEAITMADRIICMNNGEIAQIGTPDDLYRRPDNLFVAGFIGTPPMNLLRGQGEGRNLHIGDAAFGLSGAYGGAATLGLRPEDLTLVDPEKAGLKGEVVTVEPLGREVFYGLATSAGLIHALEHGEAVQHLPGATVGITCKPELTLVFDASGNRITDLHVDFFHDAEHRASKRAAAN, from the coding sequence ATGGCACAAATCACCCTCGACAACGTCACCAAGAGTTGGGGCGAGACCCGGGTTCTGAAGCCGTTGAACCTTCAGATCGAAAACGGCGAATTCGTCGCCATCCTGGGGCCTTCCGGCTGCGGCAAGTCGACGACGCTGTTTCTGCTGGCGGGTCTTTACGCGCCAAGCGGCGGCGCGATCTCCTTCGATGGCCACAACGTCAACCGTATCGATGCGCGCGACCGCAATGTCGGTATCGTGTTCCAGTCCTATGCGCTCTATCCCAACCTGACGGTAAGGGAAAACATCGCCTTTCCGCTGCGGTTCAAGACGATGGGCAAGGAAGAAGCCGCCCGGCGCGTGGACGAGGCGGCAAAGCTGGTGCAGATCGGCACGCTTCTCGACCGCCGCCCGTCCCAGCTTTCCGGCGGCCAGCAGCAGCGCGTGGCGCTGGCGCGTGCCCTGGTGAAGGAGCCGAACATCCTTCTCCTGGACGAGCCGCTCTCCAATCTCGATGCCACGCTGCGCATCAGCATGCGGGCGGAGTTGAAAAGCATCCAGAAGCGCCTCGGCATCACCACGCTGATCGTCACCCATGACCAGATCGAGGCGATCACCATGGCGGATCGGATCATCTGCATGAACAATGGCGAAATTGCCCAGATCGGCACGCCCGACGATCTCTATCGCCGTCCCGACAACCTCTTTGTCGCCGGGTTCATCGGCACGCCGCCGATGAACCTATTGAGGGGGCAGGGCGAGGGCCGCAACCTGCATATCGGCGATGCCGCATTCGGTCTCAGCGGTGCATATGGCGGCGCAGCGACATTGGGTCTCCGCCCGGAAGACCTCACGCTCGTTGACCCCGAAAAGGCCGGGCTCAAAGGCGAGGTCGTCACCGTCGAGCCGTTGGGGCGCGAGGTCTTTTACGGCCTTGCCACGTCCGCGGGCCTCATCCATGCGCTGGAACATGGCGAAGCCGTGCAGCACTTGCCCGGCGCCACGGTCGGCATCACCTGCAAGCCCGAACTCACGCTCGTCTTCGACGCGTCGGGAAATCGCATCACCGATCTCCACGTCGATTTTTTCCATGATGCCGAACATCGCGCCAGCAAGCGCGCAGCGGCAAACTGA
- the ugpQ gene encoding glycerophosphodiester phosphodiesterase, which produces MTRIVSHRGANTFAPENTFAAADIALGQGADYIELDVRESADGVLYVIHDETLDRTTNGTGPIGHMLSSEVDALDAGSWFGEAFTGAVVPRLDTYLEHLRGRAGVYLELKYCDPAKVVALVRDLGMVRDTFYFSFSEDMRRDLQVIAPEFRKMITLDIAKSPSLVGAVHHASIIEITVEQMRRPGIVAASRKAGLEIMVYYGGSDIDIHREIAAAGVDYINLDRPDLFDAARRDPDGAAA; this is translated from the coding sequence GTGACCAGGATCGTATCGCATCGCGGCGCCAACACCTTTGCGCCTGAGAATACATTTGCTGCCGCCGATATCGCACTCGGGCAGGGCGCCGACTATATCGAACTCGACGTGCGTGAAAGTGCCGATGGCGTGCTCTACGTCATCCATGACGAGACGCTGGATCGCACGACCAATGGCACCGGGCCAATCGGGCACATGCTGTCGAGCGAGGTCGACGCGCTCGACGCCGGAAGCTGGTTCGGTGAGGCCTTCACCGGTGCTGTCGTGCCCCGGCTCGATACCTATCTGGAGCATCTGCGCGGCCGCGCCGGCGTCTATCTCGAATTGAAATATTGTGACCCGGCCAAGGTTGTTGCACTCGTCCGCGACCTTGGCATGGTGCGCGACACCTTCTATTTCTCGTTCTCCGAGGACATGCGCCGTGACCTGCAGGTCATTGCGCCGGAGTTCCGCAAGATGATAACGCTCGATATCGCCAAATCCCCCTCGCTCGTCGGCGCCGTGCACCATGCCTCGATCATCGAGATCACGGTCGAGCAGATGCGCCGTCCCGGCATTGTCGCGGCGAGCCGGAAGGCCGGTCTGGAGATCATGGTCTATTACGGCGGCAGCGACATCGACATTCATCGCGAGATCGCCGCCGCCGGCGTCGATTACATCAATCTCGACCGCCCGGACCTGTTCGATGCCGCCCGCCGGGATCCGGACGGAGCTGCCGCCTGA
- a CDS encoding metallophosphoesterase family protein: MKLAVVADVHLHDLEGGYGWLEAGSGDVALRTLEDTMASTRVFNESHAAFRAVLDDIVGRKIRDVVLLGDYSDDGQPGAVAALKRILSAYETAHGLRFFATFGNHDCFGPVPRHQEKWLTKADGLAVRRVTSDPRAPAADAIVRGGMIGMSTPDAIAAMAQYGITRPDGVGHWETPFIDHDGARTRRCEDHDPEDTDASYLVEPQDGLWLLMLDANVFYRLDGLWQVRSNAAWDHVLAQRPYILDWIADVSERAQRMGKTLLAFSHYPALPLAMTVESGLPVAACTPDWLKRMPSLESSRALAEAGMRWHFSGHMHVAGRVEWDGLINIAVPSPVAYPGGYVVVTGDYENLDCEFVRLKEAPGFDTAFPAYRAQLRSAEMGDACHQALAAADYESFLRAHQRGIIAAKNIPKDWPPELQEHLDTPLTQLSDGASCLVGALRFRPDMAKLRLGQLLEDYYFIRSGGEETIRALPEGRIAFYRHLGTAAHASGKTNQPFARMAVLLAALL; encoded by the coding sequence ATGAAGCTCGCCGTCGTCGCCGATGTTCACCTGCACGATCTTGAAGGCGGCTACGGATGGCTGGAGGCGGGCAGTGGCGACGTTGCCCTTCGCACCCTTGAAGACACCATGGCCTCCACCCGGGTGTTCAACGAAAGCCATGCCGCCTTTCGCGCGGTGCTCGACGATATCGTCGGGCGCAAGATCCGCGACGTGGTGTTGCTCGGCGACTATTCCGACGATGGCCAGCCCGGTGCGGTGGCCGCCCTGAAACGGATTCTCTCTGCCTATGAGACGGCGCATGGCCTGCGGTTCTTCGCGACCTTCGGGAACCATGACTGTTTCGGCCCGGTGCCACGCCACCAGGAAAAATGGCTGACAAAAGCGGATGGTCTGGCCGTGCGACGGGTCACGAGCGACCCGCGCGCGCCAGCCGCCGATGCGATAGTCCGGGGCGGGATGATCGGCATGTCGACGCCCGATGCGATTGCGGCCATGGCACAGTATGGCATCACCCGGCCGGACGGCGTGGGGCATTGGGAAACCCCTTTCATCGATCATGACGGCGCGCGAACGCGCCGCTGCGAAGATCATGATCCAGAAGACACTGACGCTTCCTATCTCGTCGAGCCGCAGGATGGGCTCTGGCTTTTGATGCTGGATGCCAATGTGTTCTATCGGCTGGATGGCCTGTGGCAGGTCAGGTCGAATGCGGCCTGGGACCATGTCCTCGCGCAGCGGCCCTATATTCTCGACTGGATCGCCGATGTCAGTGAACGGGCGCAGCGGATGGGCAAGACGCTTCTGGCCTTTTCCCATTACCCCGCTCTGCCGCTGGCGATGACGGTTGAGAGCGGTTTGCCGGTTGCGGCCTGCACGCCGGACTGGCTGAAGCGAATGCCGTCGCTCGAAAGCAGCCGAGCTCTGGCTGAAGCCGGAATGCGCTGGCATTTCAGCGGTCACATGCATGTGGCCGGGCGGGTGGAATGGGACGGGCTGATCAACATCGCCGTCCCATCGCCTGTCGCCTATCCGGGCGGCTATGTCGTTGTGACGGGTGATTATGAAAACCTCGATTGTGAATTCGTCCGGCTGAAAGAAGCGCCGGGTTTCGACACGGCCTTTCCTGCCTACAGGGCGCAGCTGCGATCGGCCGAGATGGGGGATGCCTGCCATCAAGCGCTCGCCGCTGCGGACTATGAAAGTTTTCTGCGCGCGCATCAGAGAGGCATCATTGCCGCAAAAAACATCCCGAAAGACTGGCCACCGGAACTGCAGGAACACCTCGACACGCCCCTGACGCAATTGTCGGATGGCGCGTCTTGCCTCGTCGGTGCGTTGAGGTTCCGACCGGACATGGCAAAGCTCCGATTGGGCCAACTGCTGGAAGACTACTACTTCATCCGGTCGGGCGGTGAGGAAACGATACGGGCGCTCCCCGAAGGTCGCATCGCCTTCTACCGACATCTCGGCACTGCAGCGCATGCCAGCGGAAAGACCAACCAGCCGTTCGCGCGCATGGCGGTGTTGCTCGCCGCCTTGTTGTGA
- a CDS encoding protein adenylyltransferase SelO — protein sequence MTVHFDFDNSYARLGATFHRPTVPSPVAAPHLLKLNRRLAEELGLDADALDNAEGVEVFAGNRLPTGAEPLATAYAGHQFGNFVPQLGDGRAILLGEVVDRQGRRRDIQLKGAGPTIFSRNGDGRAALGPVLREYLISEAMAALGIPTTRALAAVATGEPVYRETALPGAVLTRVASSHIRVGTFQFFAARGDDAAVRQLADHVIDRHYPEAANASNPYRALLRGVCARQAALVARWMQIGFVHGVMNTDNMSIAGETIDYGPCAFLDAYDPATVFSSIDRNGRYAYANQPRIAHWNLARLAECLLPHLDPDENKAIEAAQDVLSGFADAFNTAYVDGFRAKIGLQTPQTEDAALIEDLLGHMARQNADFTLTFRNLGKAAESEQADGAVRGLFADPAAYDGWATRWRQRLAAEPREPGERRVAMDAVNPAIIPRNHLIEEALSAAMAGDLAPFERLNEALAKPFEDRAAFADYAGLPPVPEAAYRTFCGT from the coding sequence ATGACGGTACATTTCGACTTCGATAACAGCTACGCGCGTCTCGGCGCCACCTTCCACCGGCCAACCGTGCCGTCGCCCGTCGCCGCGCCGCATCTCCTGAAGCTGAACCGGCGGCTCGCCGAGGAATTGGGGCTCGACGCGGATGCGTTGGACAACGCCGAAGGGGTTGAAGTCTTCGCCGGCAACCGGCTCCCGACAGGCGCCGAGCCGCTTGCGACCGCTTACGCCGGACATCAATTCGGAAACTTCGTGCCGCAACTCGGCGATGGGCGCGCCATCCTCCTCGGCGAGGTCGTCGACAGACAGGGGCGGCGTCGCGACATTCAACTGAAGGGGGCCGGCCCCACCATCTTCTCGCGCAACGGCGACGGACGGGCAGCACTCGGCCCGGTCCTGCGCGAGTATCTCATAAGCGAGGCCATGGCCGCGCTTGGCATTCCCACCACGCGGGCGCTGGCCGCGGTCGCGACGGGAGAGCCAGTCTACCGGGAAACGGCCCTGCCGGGCGCGGTCCTTACGCGTGTCGCCTCCAGCCATATACGCGTCGGCACATTCCAGTTCTTCGCGGCACGGGGCGACGACGCCGCGGTGCGCCAACTCGCCGACCATGTGATCGACAGGCATTACCCCGAGGCCGCGAACGCTTCCAATCCCTACCGCGCTCTTCTCCGGGGCGTCTGTGCCCGTCAGGCGGCGCTCGTCGCACGCTGGATGCAGATCGGCTTCGTGCACGGCGTCATGAACACGGACAATATGTCGATCGCCGGAGAAACGATCGACTACGGCCCGTGTGCCTTCCTCGACGCCTACGATCCCGCGACCGTCTTCTCCTCGATTGACCGCAACGGACGTTACGCCTACGCCAACCAGCCGAGGATCGCGCACTGGAACCTCGCCCGTCTGGCGGAATGTCTGCTTCCTCATCTCGATCCGGACGAAAACAAGGCCATTGAAGCCGCACAGGACGTCCTCTCCGGCTTTGCCGACGCGTTCAACACCGCTTATGTCGACGGCTTTCGCGCGAAGATCGGTTTGCAGACACCGCAGACGGAAGATGCCGCGTTGATCGAGGATCTTCTTGGGCACATGGCACGGCAGAATGCGGACTTCACCCTGACCTTTCGCAATCTCGGCAAAGCGGCGGAAAGCGAGCAGGCCGATGGGGCGGTGCGCGGTCTCTTTGCCGATCCAGCCGCCTATGACGGCTGGGCGACGCGCTGGCGTCAGCGCCTCGCGGCCGAACCGAGAGAGCCGGGTGAACGGCGCGTTGCGATGGATGCGGTCAACCCGGCGATCATTCCGCGCAACCACCTCATCGAAGAAGCGCTTTCCGCCGCGATGGCCGGCGACCTGGCACCCTTCGAACGCCTAAACGAAGCACTGGCCAAGCCCTTCGAGGATCG